From Brucella anthropi ATCC 49188:
TAGTTCCTGTCGGGGATGGGAAGTCATGATGATTTTCCGATGAGAGATAAAGAAAGGCGCGACGTTTTTGCGCCTATTGATTGATAATGGCAAGTCCGCGCATTTTGAACTCGATCGATACATCGGTTTGCGGCGGCAGAGCCTCCTCGACCGCCGGATCGACAATGAAAAGCTTGCCGTGCTCGGTTTCGATTTCATACTCGATATGATCGCCAAGATAGGCCGAATGGGTGACACGTCCGGGAAATCCGCCGCCAGTCTTTGGCTGCAAGGTCACTGCGTTGGGCCGGATCGCAAGCTGCGCCGGACCTGGTCGAGCGTTGCGCGCGGTAACCCGGTGGGTCAGGCTGCCCACACGAATGACAGCTTCGCCCCCATCTGCCGTCATCACCTCACACGGCACAACATTCGCCTCTCCCATGAAATCTGCGATAAAGGCTGAGGCCGGTGTTTCATAGAGATCACGAGGGCTTCCCTTCTGTGCGATATTGCCCTCCTTCATGACGATGATCGTATCGGAAACGGCAAGCGCCTCGTCCTGATCATGCGTGACATAGACGGCAGTGAACCCGAGCCTTTGTTGCAACTCACGAATTTCGGTCCTTACCCGACGGCGCAGGCGAGCGTCGAGGTTCGAAAGCGGCTCGTCCAGAAGCAGAACCTGCGGTTCAAGCACAAGCGCGCGCGCTACGGCCACGCGC
This genomic window contains:
- a CDS encoding ABC transporter ATP-binding protein codes for the protein MTAIRPGSVTFENVTKKFGNFTALPDLSLTVEPGTLVTLLGPSGCGKTTTLRLLAGLEHPTSGRILIGGKDVTNLPANERDVSMVFQSYALFPHMNSLDNVAYGLESSGLKKAEARERAEDGLKLVGLAGMGHRLPAELSGGQQQRVAVARALVLEPQVLLLDEPLSNLDARLRRRVRTEIRELQQRLGFTAVYVTHDQDEALAVSDTIIVMKEGNIAQKGSPRDLYETPASAFIADFMGEANVVPCEVMTADGGEAVIRVGSLTHRVTARNARPGPAQLAIRPNAVTLQPKTGGGFPGRVTHSAYLGDHIEYEIETEHGKLFIVDPAVEEALPPQTDVSIEFKMRGLAIINQ